One Paralysiella testudinis genomic window, AATCAAGCCCGGGGTAATGCCGGCGGCCAATTTGTCTTCGGCACTCATGCGCCCGTGGGTGGTGGTCCACGGGTGGGTGATGGTGGATTTTACATCGCCGAAATTGGCGGTTTTCGACAACACCTGCACCGCATCAATCACCTGCCAAGCAGCGTCTTGTCCGCCCGCCACTTCCAACGCCAGCACGGTACCGCCGCTGCTTTGCTGTTGCGCAATCAAGGCCGCTTGCGGGTGCTCGGGCAGCCCGGCGTAAAACACGCGCAACACTTGCGGCTGGGTTTGCAACCATTGCGCCAAGGCCAGTGCGTTGGCGCTTTGGGCGGCCATGCGCACAAACAGGGTTTCGCAGCCGCCCAGCAATACCCAAGCATTAAACGGCGCCAAGCTCAAGCCAGCGGAATTCACATACAGCGCAATCTGGTTGACTAAGTCGGCCTTGCCGCACACCACGCCGCCCAATACCCTTCCTTGGCCGTCGATGCCTTTGGTGGCGGATTGAATCGACAAATCCGCGCCCAATTTCAATGGCTGCTGCACGGCGGCAGAGCAAAAGCAGTTGTCTACCGCCAGCAAAGCGCCGTGACGGTGCGCCAATTCGGCCAGCGCCGCCACATCGGCCACTTCGCCTAAAGGATTCGACGGTGTTTCCAAAAACAGCATTTTGGTGTTCGGGCGGATGGCGGCGGCCCATTCGGCGGTGTCGGTTTGCGACACAAAACTGATGTCGATGCCGAAGCGGCTGATGTGGCCGCTAATCAGCCCGGCCGTGGTGCCAAACAGGCTGCGGCTGGTAATCAAATGGTCGCCCGCGCTTAAGAAGGTGAGCAAGGCTGCCTGAATCGCTGCCATGCCGGTGGCGGTGGCAATACCGGCTTCGCCGCCTTCCAGCTGAGCCACCCGCGCCTGAAATGCGGCCACGGTGGGGTTGGCTGTGCGCGAATAGGTATAGCCGGCCTTGGTTTTGGCAAACAACGCCGCACCATCGGCCGCACTGTCGAACATAAAGCTGCTGGTTAAAAACAGGGCGTTATTGTGTTCGCGGTATTCGGTTTGCGACTTAGCGCCACGGATGGCCAAGGTTTCGGGCTTCAGTTGTGTGGGTTTCATCAATCAAAAAACCGGATAAATTAGGTGGGGCTGCCCAGCGGCAACAGGGTTGCTATTGTGCGCTTTTTTGTGCACAACAGCAAATCGGATTCCCTGTGTTTCAGGCTCTCTGTGCTATAGTTCCGCCGAATAATAAAACCCATTCGGCCACACACCATGAATCTCACCGTCTTATTGCAACACAAAATCAGCAACCCCGATTACATCGGCCTAATTGAGCGCACCAACGCCGGCTTCAGCCAGCCGGAGCAAGCGTTGCTGGCGGAAATTCTGCAACAGTTTGAGTTTGATGTAGTGCAGGCGCAGGCATTGGCGCAGGCGGTATTGCAGCAAAGCCGCTTCGATCCCAATGCGCTGCATCAAGATGACGACGACGAAGACTTCACCGGCGTGTGCCCGCATTGCATCAACCCGCCCATGCCGCCCTTGCGGGATTATCAAATGTGGCGGCTGCAACGGGCAAACTAGCCGCCCTGTTTTCAGGCAGCCTTAATTAAATGCCGAAAACCAATAATATAGTGGATTAAATTTGAATCAAGACAAGACGGCGAGCCGCAGACAGTACAGATAGTACGGCAAGGCGAGCCAACGCGGTATTGGTTCAAATTTAATTCATTATAACGGCAGCCAACACACAATCTTAAGGAGAAACCATGAGTGCATTGTGCAGCGTAATGGTGCTGTCCAAAGACGGCATCAGCCAACTCAAAGACCAAATGCAAGTGGCCGCACCGATGATGCTGGTGTTCGACAACTTCCGCTTCGACGAATGGGAAAACGGCATGCACGATGCCCGCACCCAAGCGGTGTTGCTCGATGCGGCCAAGCTCACCCAAAAACAGCTGAAAACCATGCAAGAAGCCGTGAACAGCGGCCAATGGCGTGCCGAAGTGCCGCTGTATTTATGGGACGAAGGCGGCAGCAAGCAGGTGTTCTGCCCTAGCGCACGCCTACTCGATACCCCGCGCCGCGATGCCGCCGCCGTGGTGGCCGCCATCGCCGCCGATTTGCAGCAAAAAGCACTCACCCCGTTTTATTCCGCCCTCAAAAACTATGTCGACAAAAAGCCCGACTC contains:
- a CDS encoding O-succinylhomoserine sulfhydrylase; the protein is MKPTQLKPETLAIRGAKSQTEYREHNNALFLTSSFMFDSAADGAALFAKTKAGYTYSRTANPTVAAFQARVAQLEGGEAGIATATGMAAIQAALLTFLSAGDHLITSRSLFGTTAGLISGHISRFGIDISFVSQTDTAEWAAAIRPNTKMLFLETPSNPLGEVADVAALAELAHRHGALLAVDNCFCSAAVQQPLKLGADLSIQSATKGIDGQGRVLGGVVCGKADLVNQIALYVNSAGLSLAPFNAWVLLGGCETLFVRMAAQSANALALAQWLQTQPQVLRVFYAGLPEHPQAALIAQQQSSGGTVLALEVAGGQDAAWQVIDAVQVLSKTANFGDVKSTITHPWTTTHGRMSAEDKLAAGITPGLIRVSVGLEHLDDIRADLAAALALL